GGGGATCGGTCACGAGGTCACCAGCGGTGACCTCCTTGGGCCCATCCACCTCGAGGCGGAGGGTCCGGGTCTCCAGCGTGTGCATCCGGAGACGGACCTCCTTGAGGTTCAGGATGATGTCCGTGACGTCCTCGGAGACCTCGGGGACAGTCGAGAACTCGTGGTCCACGCCCTCGATCTTGATCGAGGTGATCGCCGCTCCCTGCAGAGAGGAGAGCAGGATCCGCCGGAGCGAGTTGCCCAGGGTGATCCCGAAGCCCCGCTCGAGCGGCTCGGCCACGAACTTCCCGTAGGTGTTCGTGAGCGACTCGTGGTCGACCTGGATTCCGCGCGGCTTGATCAGATCGCGCCAGTTCTTTGCTACCGTGGCATCGGCCATGATGTACCTCGTGCACGCCCTCCACGCCGGCTGACGCCGGCACCACGGGCGGCTACAAAGTGATTGCCAATTACTTGCTGTAGAGCTCGACGATCAGCTGCTCCTGGATGGGCAGCGTCAGGTCTTCGCGGGCCGGGAGCGCCTTCACGGTGCCCTCGAAGCCCTTCTTGTCCACGTCGACCCAGGCCGGGAAGCCGCGGCGATCCACCGCCTCGAGCGCCTCGGCGATGCTGACCACCTTCTTCGAGCGCTCCTTGACGGAGATCTTGTCGCCAACCCGCACCTGGTAGGAGGGGATGTTGACCTTCTTGCCGTTCACGCGGAAGTGGGCGTGGCGCACGAGCTGCCGGGCCTCCGAGCGCGTGTCGGCGAAGCCCATCCGGAAGGCCACGTTGTCGAGCCGAAGCTCGAGGGCCTGGAGGAGGTTCTCGCCGGTCTTGCCCTTCTTCGCGTTCGCCCGCTGGTAGTAGAGGCGGAACTGAGCCTCGAGCAGGCCGTACATGCGCTTGACCTTCTGCTTCTCGCGAAGCTGCACGCCGTACTCGGAGAACTTAATCCGGCCCTGGCCGTGCTGGCCCGGGGGGTAGGGACGGCGCTCGATGGCGCACTTGTCGCTGTAGCAGCGATCACCCTTGAGGTACATCTTGAGGTTTTCGCGCCGGCAAAGGCGGCACGACGCACCGGTGTAACGAGCCACTGCGTATCTCCTTCGAGAGGTCGTCTGCGCGCGAAGGACGAATCCGCCCCAAGCGCCCGAGAGCCGTTGCCGATCAGACCCGGCGCCGCTTGGCAGGCCGGCAGCCGTTGTGGGGAATCGGGGTCACGTCCTTGATGAGCTGAACCTTGAGGCCAGCGGCGGCGAGAGCGCGCAGCGCGGACTCACGGCCTGCACCAGGGCCCTTCACCATCACCGAGACCGTGCGGAGGCCGTGCTCCATCGCCTTGGCGGCGGCGTCGCCAGCGGCCACCTGGGCGGCGAACGGCGTCGACTTGCGCGAACCCTTGAAGCCACGCGCACCGGCGGTGGACCAAGAGAGCACGTTGCCGCTGACGTCGGTGATCGTGATCAGCGTGTTGTTGAACGTAGAGGCGATGTGCACCACGCCCTGCTGTACGTTCTTGCGGACCTTCTTCTTGACCTTCTTCTCATCGGCCATCGAGAGCTTGCTCCAGAAACGAGGTGATCAGCGCCGCGGCAGGTGCGCGGCGCCAGCGAAATCAGCGAGCGGCCGCGCGGGGACGAGCGAGCGTCCGCTTCGGGCCCTTGCGGGTACGTGCGTTGGTGTGGGTGCGCTGACCGCGGACCGGCAGGCCCCTGCGGTGCCGGAGGCCCCGGTAGCAGCCCAGGTCCATGAGGCGCTTGATGTTCATCGAGGTCTCGCGACGGAGGTCGCCCTCGACCTTCATCTCCCGCTCGATCACCTCACGGAGCCGGCGCGCCTGATCGTCCGTCAGGTCCTTGGTGCGGACGCTCTCGTCCACCTCGGCCTTCGCGCAGATCTGCTTCGCGAGAGTGCCGCCGATTCCGTAGATGTACTGGAGCGAAATCACCACCCGCTTTTCGCGGGGCAGATCCACACCGGCAATTCGTGCCACGTTCTTCCTCCGATCCTATGTCTGGCGTCAGTGGGCCCTTAGCCCTGGCGCTGCTTGTGCCGAGGGTTCGCCGCGCAGATGACCCGCACGATGCCCCGACGCCGAATGACCTTGCACTTCTCGCAAACCTTCTTGACGGATGCCCGCACCTTCATGAACCGCTCCGCATCCCGGCCGTCGAGGGAACGAGAGTCCCGCTCGGCTGGGCCGAAATCAAAAGTCGGCGGGGCATAACATGATCTCCCCAGCCGAGCAAGCCCCTTCCGGGGCGACCTCCCATTTCAGGGAAGAGTCAGGATGATCGGCCCCTCTTCGGTCACCGCGATGGTGTGCTCGAAGTGGGCCGAGAGTCGCCGATCAGCAGTCACGGCGGTCCAATCGTCGTCCAGCTCCTCGACCTCCCAGGAGCCGGCGTTAATCATCGGCTCGATCGCGAGGACCATGCCGGTCTTGATTCGAATCCCCTGGCCCCCTGGGCCGTAGTTGGGGACCTGGGGCTCCTCGTGGAGCCTCCGGCCAACGCCGTGTCCCACGAAATCGCGGGTGACGCCATAGCCAAATCCCTCGGCATGCGCCTGGATCGCTGCGCCGATGTCGTAGATTCGATTTCCGACCCTCGCCTGCTCGATCCCGAGCTCGAGGGAGCGGCGGGTGGTCTCGACGAGGCGCGCCGCGTCCTCGGCCGTGGTGCCGACGGGCACCGTGATCGCGGAGTCCGCGAACCAGCCGTCTTTTACCACTCCGAAGTCGAGGCCGATGATATCGCCCTCGCGGAGGATCCGCTTCTTCGACGGGATCCCGTGGACGATCTCCTCGTTGATCGAGGTACAGAGCACGCCGGGATAAGGACGACGGCCGCCAGGCGCGTAGCCCTTGAACGCCGACTTCACCTTGTTCGCGGCGATGAGCTCGGCAGCCAGGGCGTCGAGCTCCCCCGTGGAGACGCCGGGCTTCGTCGCGTCGCGAAGAGCGGCCAGGATGGTTCCCACCACCCTTCCCGCCTCCCGCATGGCGTCGATCTCGCCGCGGCTCTTCAGGATCACAGACATCTACGCCCCCAGCGCCCGCCGAATCGACGAGAAGATCGCGTCGGGCGAACCGACGCCGTCCACGACCGAGAGCAGGCCCTTGGACGCATAGTGCTGCTTGACCTTGGGGATCTCGGTCTTGAAGACCTCGAGCCGGTTCGCGAGCTTCTCGGGCGTGTCGTCGCTGCGCTGGATCAGGGCCGTACCGTCCAGGTCGCAGACGCCCGGCTGCTTGGGCGGAGCCGCGCTCAGGTGATAGACCGTGCCGCACTTCGGGCAGGAGCGCCGACCCGTGATCCGCTCGTACAGGAGCTCGTCGGGAACCTCGAGGCTGATGACCTTGTCCAAGTCGATCCCGTTCCGCTCGAGCATGGCGTCGAGGGCCTCTGCCTGGGGGACGGTCCTGGGGAAGCCGTCAAGGAGGATGCCCTTCTCCAGGCCGCCCTGGCGGAAGCGCTCCTCGATGATCCCGATCACGAGGTCGTCGGGCACGAGCTTCCCCTGCTTCATGAGGGGATCCGCCTGCCGCCCGAGCTCGGTTCCGTTTCGCACGGCTTCTCGGAGCAGATCGCCGGTCGAGATCTGGGCGACGCCGTATTCGGCCTCGAGCTTCTTTGCCTGGGTGCCCTTGCCGGAGCCGGCGGGGCCTAGGAAGACGAGGTTCATCTGGTTCTCCGTCGTCCTCGCGCCGGGGGGACGCACCGGTGGATCGAACGATCGTGCCGGTGCCCGGAAGGCGCGGGAAGCGCACGGGGCGCCCCCGTTAGGAAGGCGCCCCGCGCAAGATTCACGATACTCGAGCGCTCGGGCCGGCGTCTCCGGGTGGAGCCCCATCCGGCCCTGTCGTTCGAGTGTTCAGCGCACCCCGCCCGCCATGCGGCGGCCACGGATGCGAGGCCCACGAGCGCCGGTGAAGCCCTCGTAGTGCCGGGTGATCAGGTGGCCCTCGATCTGCTGCACCGTGTCGAGGGCGACGCCCACCACGATGAGGAGCGCGGTGCCGCCGAACATGAACGGCGTCTGGAACGCGCTGATCAGGATCGTCGGGAGCACGCAGACGAGCGCCAGGTAGAGCGAGCCGCCGGCGGTGAGCCGCGAGAGCACCTTGTCGATGTAGTCGGCCGTCTTCTTGCCAGGGCGGATGCCCGGGATGTAGCCGCCGTTCTTCTTCATGTTGTCGGCGACGT
The Vulgatibacter incomptus DNA segment above includes these coding regions:
- the rpsD gene encoding 30S ribosomal protein S4, whose amino-acid sequence is MARYTGASCRLCRRENLKMYLKGDRCYSDKCAIERRPYPPGQHGQGRIKFSEYGVQLREKQKVKRMYGLLEAQFRLYYQRANAKKGKTGENLLQALELRLDNVAFRMGFADTRSEARQLVRHAHFRVNGKKVNIPSYQVRVGDKISVKERSKKVVSIAEALEAVDRRGFPAWVDVDKKGFEGTVKALPAREDLTLPIQEQLIVELYSK
- a CDS encoding adenylate kinase, with protein sequence MNLVFLGPAGSGKGTQAKKLEAEYGVAQISTGDLLREAVRNGTELGRQADPLMKQGKLVPDDLVIGIIEERFRQGGLEKGILLDGFPRTVPQAEALDAMLERNGIDLDKVISLEVPDELLYERITGRRSCPKCGTVYHLSAAPPKQPGVCDLDGTALIQRSDDTPEKLANRLEVFKTEIPKVKQHYASKGLLSVVDGVGSPDAIFSSIRRALGA
- the map gene encoding type I methionyl aminopeptidase codes for the protein MSVILKSRGEIDAMREAGRVVGTILAALRDATKPGVSTGELDALAAELIAANKVKSAFKGYAPGGRRPYPGVLCTSINEEIVHGIPSKKRILREGDIIGLDFGVVKDGWFADSAITVPVGTTAEDAARLVETTRRSLELGIEQARVGNRIYDIGAAIQAHAEGFGYGVTRDFVGHGVGRRLHEEPQVPNYGPGGQGIRIKTGMVLAIEPMINAGSWEVEELDDDWTAVTADRRLSAHFEHTIAVTEEGPIILTLP
- the rpsK gene encoding 30S ribosomal protein S11, with protein sequence MADEKKVKKKVRKNVQQGVVHIASTFNNTLITITDVSGNVLSWSTAGARGFKGSRKSTPFAAQVAAGDAAAKAMEHGLRTVSVMVKGPGAGRESALRALAAAGLKVQLIKDVTPIPHNGCRPAKRRRV
- the rpmJ gene encoding 50S ribosomal protein L36; this encodes MKVRASVKKVCEKCKVIRRRGIVRVICAANPRHKQRQG
- the rpsM gene encoding 30S ribosomal protein S13, which gives rise to MARIAGVDLPREKRVVISLQYIYGIGGTLAKQICAKAEVDESVRTKDLTDDQARRLREVIEREMKVEGDLRRETSMNIKRLMDLGCYRGLRHRRGLPVRGQRTHTNARTRKGPKRTLARPRAAAR